AGTAGTCGGCGTGCAGCGGGTTCCAGTGATTGGCCATGAAGGTGGCGTCGCCGTTGGCCAGTGCAATATGGGCCGTGGGGTATTCCACTTCCTTCATCGGCTGGACCTCGTAGCCCAGCTTTTCCAGGGCCTTCATGACGAGCTGGGTCTGGAAGGTTTCTTCTGCAATCGAGCTCTTGAGCGGCTGGACCTTGATGCCCTTGCCTGGAAGCTCGTCGGCAGCGAAGGCGCCGGTGCTGACCATGGACAAGGCCATGGAGGCTGCGGCTGTGCTGGCAAGCAGCCAGTGACCCAGGCCGTTGCGGATGCTGGCAGTGTTGTTGGCTGTATTCATGTGTTCTCCTTGTTCTTGATTCAGATCGTCGCGGGCTTGGCGGTCTCGCTGCCTGGCTTGGGGGCCGGTGCAGAGCGCTTGTTGTCGAGCAGGCGCATGACCAGACCGGCTGGGCCCGTGGCCCACCAGCGGGCACTGCCGCGCTTGGGCTCGCCCATGGCCTGCGTGATGCGGTCCAGCACGATGGCCAGCAGCACGATGCCCAGGCCGCCGACGGTGGCCAGACCCATGTCCAGACGGCCGATACCGCGCAGCACCATCTGGCCCAGACCTCCCACGGCGATCATGGAAGCGATCACCACCATGGACAGGGACAGCATCAGCGCCTGGTTGATACCGGCCATGATGGAGGGCATGGCCAGCGGCAGCTGCACCTTCCACAGCAGCTGGGCGGGCGATGCACCGTAGGCGCGGCTGGCCTCGATCAGGTCAGGGCGTACCTGGCGAATGCCCAGATTGGTCAGGCGGATCAGCGGCGGCAGCGCAAACACGATGGTCACGATCACGCCGGGCACGTTGCCGATACCGAACAGCATCACCACCGGCACCAGATAGACGAAGGCCGGTGTGGTCTGCATGGCGTCCAGGAAGGGGCGTGTCCAGCGCTGGGCGAGGTCGCTGCTGGCCAGCAGGATGCCCACGGGCAGGCCGATGGCAATGCAGAAGAACAGCGAGGTCAGCACCAGTGCCAGGGTGACCATGGCTTCGGACCAGATGCCCAGCAGGGCCACACACAGCAGGGCCACGGCCGAGCCTATGGCCAGCTTGCGACCCGCAAACTGCCAGGCCAGCAGGGCAATCAGCAGCACCAGCGCGGGCATGGGAATGGTCTGCAACACATCGGTCACGCCGTTGAGCGTGGCGTCGATAGGCGTGCGAACGGCCTGGAAGAAGGGGCGGAAATGGTCGACGACCCAGGTAAGACCGTTGTTGATCGAGTCCTGCACGGGCAGGCCCTCGGTGGTGATCTGGTGCCAGAGCTGGCCGATGCCGCCGTCATGTTCGGGCACATCGGTGGGCGAGGGGGCGCTGAGCCAGTCGGTACTGCTGACCTGGCTGGCGGCATCGCCGCCGCTCCAGGCATCGCTGCCCGAGCCTGTATTCGCATCGGCATAGGAGGCGGCCCAGGGGTCGGCATCTGCGGCCGAGGCCGTGGCATCGGCGCTGGTGGGCTCGCTGGCGGGTGCAGAGGCTGCTGCCCACGGGTCTTCAAAGGCCGCGTTGTTGGTTTCTGTGTTGGGGGTATTCAGTGCGTTGTCGTTCAAATCGGCTCCCTCCTTTTATTACGCTGCGTGTCGGGCAGCTTGTGTGTTGGACGTGGGCTGGAAGTGCTGGTCCAGCTTGATGGGTGGAATTTCCTTCTGGGGCGGCGGAACCGGCGGGGTAGCCCTATCCAGGAACTTGAGCATGGTGGTGCGGCTGATCACGCCCAGGTACTTGCCGTCTTCGTCGACCACGGGCAGCGGATAGGCCGGAGCGGCCACGGCGCCGAACAGCTCGGCCACCGGGGTGTTGCTGGCGATAGGCTGCACGTCGGGGATGAAGGCGTGCTTGAGCCCCAGCAAGCCGTCGTGGCCGTGCAGCGCATCGCGCAGCGATTGCGACGAGACCATGCCCAGAAAGCGCTTGCGGGCATTGAGCACATAGGCGTAGTCGCGGTCGGAGTCTTCCAGCAGGCGCAGCGCGGCGCGGCAGCCACGGTCGCTGTGCTCGGAGATCACGGTCAGCGCCTGACGGGCGATGTCGGAGGCCTTGAATACGGCTGCCGCATCCACGCCCTGGATGAAGGTGCGCACATAGTCATTGGCCGGGTTGCGCAGAATCTCGTCGGGCGTGCCGACCTGCTGCACCATGCCGTCCTTCATGATGGCGATGCGGTCGCCAATGCGCATGGCTTCGTCCAGATCGTGGGAGATGAAGACGATGGTGCGGCGCTTGATTTCCTGCAGACGCAACAGTTCGGACTGCATTTCGGTGCGGATGATGGGATCCAGCGCCGAGAAGGCCTCGTCCATCAGCAGGATGGAGGGGTCGGAGGCCAGCGCACGG
This DNA window, taken from Comamonas testosteroni TK102, encodes the following:
- the proV gene encoding glycine betaine/L-proline ABC transporter ATP-binding protein ProV, whose translation is MAKQIAIDHVFKVFGNDPKTALSLVKQGLSKQEILAQTGQSIGVFDADFTIEAGEIFVVMGLSGSGKSTLVRMLNRLIEPTSGRILVDGQDINALNDKELRALRRKDISMVFQSFALMPHLTVLDNTAFGLELAGVDRATRQQQAQDALEQVGLDAWGASYPDELSGGMQQRVGLARALASDPSILLMDEAFSALDPIIRTEMQSELLRLQEIKRRTIVFISHDLDEAMRIGDRIAIMKDGMVQQVGTPDEILRNPANDYVRTFIQGVDAAAVFKASDIARQALTVISEHSDRGCRAALRLLEDSDRDYAYVLNARKRFLGMVSSQSLRDALHGHDGLLGLKHAFIPDVQPIASNTPVAELFGAVAAPAYPLPVVDEDGKYLGVISRTTMLKFLDRATPPVPPPQKEIPPIKLDQHFQPTSNTQAARHAA
- the proW gene encoding glycine betaine/L-proline ABC transporter permease ProW, translated to MNDNALNTPNTETNNAAFEDPWAAASAPASEPTSADATASAADADPWAASYADANTGSGSDAWSGGDAASQVSSTDWLSAPSPTDVPEHDGGIGQLWHQITTEGLPVQDSINNGLTWVVDHFRPFFQAVRTPIDATLNGVTDVLQTIPMPALVLLIALLAWQFAGRKLAIGSAVALLCVALLGIWSEAMVTLALVLTSLFFCIAIGLPVGILLASSDLAQRWTRPFLDAMQTTPAFVYLVPVVMLFGIGNVPGVIVTIVFALPPLIRLTNLGIRQVRPDLIEASRAYGASPAQLLWKVQLPLAMPSIMAGINQALMLSLSMVVIASMIAVGGLGQMVLRGIGRLDMGLATVGGLGIVLLAIVLDRITQAMGEPKRGSARWWATGPAGLVMRLLDNKRSAPAPKPGSETAKPATI